A stretch of Equus caballus isolate H_3958 breed thoroughbred chromosome 11, TB-T2T, whole genome shotgun sequence DNA encodes these proteins:
- the LOC138916243 gene encoding keratin-associated protein 4-6-like, which translates to MGDSQTQETTLVKPTPTHLGNPTPSTDTMVSSCCGSICSDQGCGQETCCRPSCCQITCCRTTCLRPSCSESSCCRPQCCISSCCQPSCSSSSCCGSSCCRPSCCISSCCRPSCSGSSSCGSTCCRPSCSVSSCCRPSCDVSSCCRPQCYISSCCRPSCSVSSCCRPSCDVSSCCQPQCCISSCCQPSCSSSSCCGASCCRPSCCLRPVCGRVSCHTTCYRPTCVISTCPRPVCCPSSCC; encoded by the coding sequence ATGGGAGACTCTCAAACTCAGGAAACCACTCTTGTGAAACCCACTCCTACCCACTTGGGGAATCCCACGCCTTCCACTGACACCATGGTCAGCTCCTGTTGTGGCTCCATCTGCTCTGACCAGGGCTGTGGCCAGGAGACCTGCTGCCGCCCCAGCTGCTGTCAGATCACCTGCTGCAGGACCACCTGCCTCCGCCCCAGCTGCAGTGAGTCCAGCTGCTGCAGGCCCCAGTGCTGCAtctccagctgctgccagccCTCTTGCTCCAGTTCTAGCTGCTGCGGCTCCAGCTGCTGCCGCCCCAGCTGCTGCATCTCCAGCTGCTGCCGCCCTTCTTGCAGTGGGTCCAGTAGCTGTGGCTCTACCTGCTGCCGCCCCAGCTGCAGTGTGTCCAGCTGCTGCCGCCCCAGCTGTGATGTGTCCAGCTGCTGCAGGCCCCAGTGCTACATCTCCAGCTGCTGCCGCCCCAGCTGCAGTGTGTCCAGCTGCTGCCGCCCCAGCTGTGATGTGTCCAGCTGCTGCCAGCCCCAGTGCTGTAtctccagctgctgccagccCTCTTGCTCCAGTTCTAGCTGCTGCGGCGCCAGCTGCTGCCGCCCCTCCTGCTGTCTGCGCCCAGTCTGTGGCCGGGTCTCCTGCCACACCACTTGCTACCGCCCCACCTGTGTCATCTCCACCTGCCCCCGCCCTGTGTGCTGCCCCTCCTCTTGCTGCTGA
- the LOC138916245 gene encoding keratin-associated protein 4-8-like, whose translation MGDSQTQETTLVKPTPTHLWNPKPSTDTMVSSCCGSVCSDQGCGQETCCRPSCCQITCCRTTCLRPSCSVSSCCRPQCCISSCCRPQCQQSVCCQPTFLRPSCSVSSCCRPRCCISSCCRPSCSVSSCCRPSCDVSSCCRPSCDVSSCCRPRCCISSCSRPSCSVSSCCQPQCCISSCCQPSCSNSSCCGSSCCHPSCCLRPVCGRVSCHTTCYRPTCVISTCPRPVCCPSACC comes from the coding sequence ATGGGAGACTCTCAAACTCAGGAAACCACTCTTGTGAAACCCACTCCTACCCACTTGTGGAACCCCAAGCCTTCCACTGACACCATGGTCAGCTCCTGTTGTGGCTCCGTCTGCTCTGACCAGGGCTGTGGCCAGGAGACCTGCTGCCGCCCCAGCTGTTGTCAGATCACGTgctgcagaaccacctgcctccgCCCCAGCTGCAGTGTGTCCAGCTGCTGCAGGCCCCAGTGCTGCATCTCCAGCTGCTGCAGGCCCCAGTGCCAGCAGTCTGTGTGCTGCCAGCCCACCTTCCTCCGCCCCAGCTGCAGTGTGTCCAGCTGCTGCAGGCCCCGGTGCTGCATCTCTAGCTGCTGCCGCCCCAGCTGCAGTGTGTCCAGCTGCTGCCGCCCCAGCTGTGATGTGTCCAGCTGCTGCCGCCCCAGCTGTGATGTGTCCAGCTGCTGCAGGCCCCGGTGCTGCATCTCCAGCTGCTCTCGCCCCAGCTGCAGCGTGTCCAGCTGCTGCCAGCCCCAGTGCTGCAtctccagctgctgccagccCTCTTGCTCCAATTCTAGCTGCTGTGGCTCCAGCTGCTGCCACCCCTCCTGCTGTCTGCGCCCAGTCTGTGGCCGGGTCTCCTGCCACACCACTTGCTACCGCCCCACCTGTGTCATCTCCACCTGCCCCCGCCCTGTGTGCTGCCCCTCCGCTTGCTGCTGA
- the LOC138916222 gene encoding keratin-associated protein 10-5-like → MGDSQTQETTLVKPTPTHLGNPTPSTDTMVSSCCGSICSDQGCGQETCCRPSCCQITCCRTTCLRPSCSESSCCRPQCCISSCCQPSCSSSSCCGSSCCRPSCCISSCCRPSCSGSSSCGSTCCRPSCSVSSCCRPSCDVSSCCRPQCYISSCCRPSCSVSSCCRPSCDVSSCCQPQCCISSCCQPSCSSSSCCGASCCRPSCCLRPVCGRVSCHTTCYRPTCVISTCPRPVCCPSSCFCTFVFRLALHDTGVIHAAKQGSGMGDSQTQETTLVKPTPTHLGNPTPSTDTMVSSCCGSICSDQGCGQETCCRPSCCQITCCRTTCLRPSCSESSCCRPQCCISSCCQPSCSSSSCCGSSCCRPSCCISSCCRPSCSGSSSCGSTCCRPSCSVSSCCRPSCDVSSCCRPQCYISSCCRPSCSVSSCCRPSCDVSSCCQPQCCISSCCQPSCSSSSCCGASCCRPSCCLRPVCGRVSCHTTCYRPTCVISTCPRPVCCPSSCC, encoded by the exons ATGGGAGACTCTCAAACTCAGGAAACCACTCTTGTGAAACCCACTCCTACCCACTTGGGGAATCCCACGCCTTCCACTGACACCATGGTCAGCTCCTGTTGTGGCTCCATCTGCTCTGACCAGGGCTGTGGCCAGGAGACCTGCTGCCGCCCCAGCTGCTGTCAGATCACCTGCTGCAGGACCACCTGCCTCCGCCCCAGCTGCAGTGAGTCCAGCTGCTGCAGGCCCCAGTGCTGCAtctccagctgctgccagccCTCTTGCTCCAGTTCTAGCTGCTGCGGCTCCAGCTGCTGCCGCCCCAGCTGCTGCATCTCCAGCTGCTGCCGCCCTTCTTGCAGTGGGTCCAGTAGCTGTGGCTCTACCTGCTGCCGCCCCAGCTGCAGTGTGTCCAGCTGCTGCCGCCCCAGCTGTGATGTGTCCAGCTGCTGCAGGCCCCAGTGCTACATCTCCAGCTGCTGCCGCCCCAGCTGCAGTGTGTCCAGCTGCTGCCGCCCCAGCTGTGATGTGTCCAGCTGCTGCCAGCCCCAGTGCTGTAtctccagctgctgccagccCTCTTGCTCCAGTTCTAGCTGCTGCGGCGCCAGCTGCTGCCGCCCCTCCTGCTGTCTGCGCCCAGTCTGTGGCCGGGTCTCCTGCCACACCACTTGCTACCGCCCCACCTGTGTCATCTCCACCTGCCCCCGCCCTGTGTGCTGCCCCTCCTCTTGCT TCTGCACGTTTGTCTTCAGACTCGCGCTCCATGATACGGGTGTCATCCACGCAGCAAAACAA GGGAGCGGGATGGGAGACTCTCAAACTCAGGAAACCACTCTTGTGAAACCCACTCCTACCCACTTGGGGAATCCCACGCCTTCCACTGACACCATGGTCAGCTCCTGTTGTGGCTCCATCTGCTCTGACCAGGGCTGTGGCCAGGAGACCTGCTGCCGCCCCAGCTGCTGTCAGATCACCTGCTGCAGGACCACCTGCCTCCGCCCCAGCTGCAGTGAGTCCAGCTGCTGCAGGCCCCAGTGCTGCAtctccagctgctgccagccCTCTTGCTCCAGTTCTAGCTGCTGCGGCTCCAGCTGCTGCCGCCCCAGCTGCTGCATCTCCAGCTGCTGCCGCCCTTCTTGCAGTGGGTCCAGTAGCTGTGGCTCTACCTGCTGCCGCCCCAGCTGCAGTGTGTCCAGCTGCTGCCGCCCCAGCTGTGATGTGTCCAGCTGCTGCAGGCCCCAGTGCTACATCTCCAGCTGCTGCCGCCCCAGCTGCAGTGTGTCCAGCTGCTGCCGCCCCAGCTGTGATGTGTCCAGCTGCTGCCAGCCCCAGTGCTGTAtctccagctgctgccagccCTCTTGCTCCAGTTCTAGCTGCTGCGGCGCCAGCTGCTGCCGCCCCTCCTGCTGTCTGCGCCCAGTCTGTGGCCGGGTCTCCTGCCACACCACTTGCTACCGCCCCACCTGTGTCATCTCCACCTGCCCCCGCCCTGTGTGCTGCCCCTCCTCTTGCTGCTGA
- the LOC138916246 gene encoding keratin-associated protein 4-6-like, whose protein sequence is MVSSCCGSVCSDQGCGQETCCRPSCCQITCCRTTCYQPTCSVPSCCRPQCCISSCCRPSCSVSSCCRPQCCISSCCRPSCSVSSCCRPQCCISSCCHPSCSGSSSCGSSCCRPSCSVSSSCHPSCCISSCCRPSFSVSSCCRPSCDVSSCCRPSCGISSCCRPSCCISSCCQPSCSSSSCCGSSCCRPSCCLRPVCGRVSCHTTCYRPTCVISTCPRPVCCPSSCC, encoded by the coding sequence ATGGTCAGCTCTTGTTGTGGCTCCGTCTGCTCTGACCAGGGCTGTGGCCAGGAGACCTGCTGCCGCCCCAGCTGCTGTCAGATCACCTGCTGCAGGACCACCTGCTACCAACCCACCTGCAGTGTGCCCAGCTGTTGTAGGCCCCAGTGCTGCATCTCCAGCTGCTGCCGCCCCAGCTGCAGTGTCTCCAGCTGCTGCAGGCCCCAGTGCTGCATCTCCAGCTGCTGCCGCCCCAGCTGCAGTGTCTCCAGCTGCTGCAGGCCCCAGTGCTGCATCTCCAGCTGCTGCCACCCTTCTTGCAGTGGATCCAGTAGCTGTGGCTCCAGCTGCTGCCGCCCCAGCTgcagtgtgtccagcagctgcCACCCCAGCTGCTGCATTTCCAGCTGCTGCCGCCCCAGCTTCAGTGTGTCTAGCTGCTGCCGCCCCAGCTGTGATGTGTCCAGCTGCTGCCGCCCCAGCTGTGGCATCTCCAGCTGCTGCCGCCCCAGCTGCTGCAtctccagctgctgccagccCTCTTGCTCCAGTTCTAGCTGCTGCGGCTCCAGCTGCTGCCGCCCCTCCTGCTGTCTGCGCCCAGTCTGTGGCCGGGTCTCCTGCCACACCACTTGCTACCGCCCCACCTGTGTCATCTCCACCTGCCCCCGCCCTGTGTGCTGCCCCTCCTCTTGCTGCTGA